The following are encoded together in the Salvia hispanica cultivar TCC Black 2014 chromosome 6, UniMelb_Shisp_WGS_1.0, whole genome shotgun sequence genome:
- the LOC125193660 gene encoding cytochrome b561 domain-containing protein At4g18260-like yields MPSSHKLVAVALPVGLNILNLRPSIASLQEHPTMDSSSRYKVTRELSFEIKLHGFLLWASVGLLMPAAILVKRMTNREESGKRLRIIFYIHAITQVVSVLLASAAAVMSLKYFDNSFNNDHQRIGLAFYVIMWLQALAGICRPHRRSKSRNIWFIFHWLVGIIVSLLGVINIYTGLEAYHKRSSKNVRIWTILFTIQVSLTLFVYLLQEKWHYIRKQGAILGNKPVLPTSDREMIPTSQQKETTSEHC; encoded by the exons ATGCCTTCTTCTCATAAGCTGGTGGCTGTTGCTCTACCGGTAGGCCTCAACATTCTCAATCTCCGACCATCAATCGCCTCGTTGCAAGAGCATCCAACGATGGATTCTAGCAGCAGATACAAG GTGACTCGTGAACTGTCATTCGAGATCAAGCTCCACGGGTTTCTCCTCTGGGCTTCAGTCGGCTTGCTCATGCCGGCTGCCATACTGGTAAAGAGAATGACTAACAGAGAGGAATCTGGGAAGAGGCTCAGGATCATATTCTATATACATGCTATTACTCAG GTAGTCTCGGTCCTACTCGCTTCAGCAGCAGCAGTAATGTCATTAAAATACTTCGACAACTCTTTCAACAACGATCACCAGAGAATAGGCCTCGCCTTTTATGTTATCATGTGGTTACAGGCACTGGCCGGCATCTGCAGGCCGCACCG gAGAAGCAAAAGCAGAAatatttggtttatttttcaCTGGCTAGTTGGAATAATTGTTTCTTTACTGGGAGTTATCAACATATACACTGGCCTAGAAGCCTACCACAAGAGAAGTTCAAAGAATGTGAGGATTTGGACAATCCTTTTCACAATTCAGGTGTCTCTCACACTCTTTGTCTATCTCCTACAAGAAAAATGGCACTATATTCGCAAACAAGGGGCAATACTCGGGAATAAGCCGGTGCTACCTACCAGTGATCGAGAGATGATCCCGACGTCCCAGCAGAAAGAAACAACAAGCGAACATTGCTGA
- the LOC125196523 gene encoding cytochrome P450 724B1-like: protein MLLILGIAGGLSIIANVAVVVVLAVSSLVTIVYHFWPLVAVKNVPRGSFGWPLLGETLSFLKPHSSTSIGAFLQNHCSRYGKVFKSHLFFSPTIVSCDQELNYYILQNEDKLFQCSYPKPIHGILGKNSMLVVVGETHKRLRNVAVSLVTSMKSKPEFLNDIERTATQILDSWKDKNQVLFCEEARKYTFNVIVKQVLGLTQDEPQTKEILQDFLTFMKGLISLPIYIPGTPYARAVQARIRISSTVKAIIEERRRSNINGCKKSDFLEILLCVESLSQDEKVSFVLDSLLGGYETTSLLMSMVVFFLDRSPEAVHQLKLEHNKIRSMKTKDEFLNWEDYRMMEYTQNVISEALRYGNIVKFVHRKAIKDVKFRDYIIPAGWKVLPVFSAVHLDPSIHADALHFDPSRWQKQDQTCKKFTPFGGGSRCCPGFELAKVEVAFFLHHLVQTYRWEVGEGEQTLAYPYVEFERELKMNVHRL from the exons atgtTGCTGATCCTTGGCATAGCCGGAGGCCTCTCGATCATTGCCAACGTGGCTGTGGTGGTCGTATTAGCCGTTTCATCTTTGGTGACGATCGTGTACCATTTCTGGCCTTTGGTGGCGGTGAAGAATGTCCCTCGAGGATCCTTCGGATGGCCGCTTCTCGGCGAAACCCTCTCCTTTTTAAAGCCTCACTCCTCCACCTCAATTGGTGCCTTTTTACAAAACCATTGCTCTAG GTATGGGAAAGTGTTCAAATCccatctcttcttctctcccACAATTGTTTCATGTGACCAAGAGCTGAATTACTACATACTACAAAACGAAGACAAATTGTTCCAATGCAGCTATCCTAAACCGATTCATGggattttggggaaaaattcAATGTTAGTAGTTGTTGGTGAGACGCACAAGCGCCTAAGGAACGTCGCCGTTTCACTCGTGACATCCATGAAGTCGAAACCCGAGTTCTTGAACGACATCGAGAGGACTGCCACGCAGATTCTTGATTCGTGGAAGGACAAGAATCAAGTACTCTTTTGTGAGGAAGCTAGGAAG TACACATTCAATGTGATAGTGAAGCAAGTGCTAGGACTAACACAAGATGAGCCACAAACAAAGGAAATTCTTCAAGATTTTCTCACATTTATGAAAGGCCTCATTTCTTTGCCTATCTACATTCCTGGCACTCCATACGCAAGAGCTGTTcag GCTAGAATTAGAATATCTTCAACTGTCAAAGCAATCATAgaggaaagaagaagaagtaatATTAATGGTTGCAAAAAGAGTGATTTTCTTGAGATTCTACTATGTGTAGAATCCTTATCCCAAGATGAAAAAGTTAGCTTTGTGTTGGATTCTCTTCTTGGTGGGTATGAGACCACCTCACTTCTTATGTCCATGGTCGTGTTCTTTCTCGATCGATCCCCTGAAGCCGTCCACCAATTAAAG CTtgaacataataaaataagaagcATGAAGACAAAGGATGAATTTCTGAACTGGGAAGATTACAGAATGATGGAATACACACAAAAT GTCATAAGTGAAGCTCTGAGATATGGAAACATTGTTAAATTTGTCCACCGAAAGGCAATCAAAGATGTCAAGTTTAGag ATTATATAATTCCAGCAGGTTGGAAGGTCCTACCTGTTTTCTCTGCAGTTCATCTTGACCCCTCAATTCATGCAGATGCTCTTCACTTTGATCCCTCCAGATGGCAG AAACAAGATCAAACATGCAAGAAATTTACTCCATTTGGTGGAGGGTCAAGATGTTGCCCAGGTTTCGAATTAGCAAAAGTTGAGGTGGCATTTTTCCTCCACCATCTAGTTCAAACTTATAG ATGGGAGGTGGGAGAGGGCGAACAAACTTTGGCTTATCCATATGTAGAGTTTGAAAGGGAACTCAAGATGAATGTGCATCGTTTGTAA